One Streptomyces sp. NBC_01237 genomic region harbors:
- a CDS encoding sirohydrochlorin chelatase, which yields MIETPHQQVPGSGASALLLLAHGSIDSQAQESTRALAHAVGLSQACRVEVAYLRHARPRARHVLGTLAETGVDRVVVVPLLLTSAFHARVDLPRALSGLPAPVPVVTPVLGSSPGEPDARLVAALRRRLTDMDAEFDGVVVAAAGSSDSDACASVTAMASALGVNLGLPCLAGFASTASPTAAEAVAQLRLAGARRVVVASYCFAPGMLFRRAADASTEAGAVGISEPLGDAPELVELILERFHEACDVRAGTAGAADRL from the coding sequence GTGATCGAGACGCCGCATCAACAGGTCCCCGGGTCCGGGGCGAGCGCGCTGCTCCTTCTGGCGCACGGCAGTATCGACTCCCAGGCGCAGGAGTCCACTCGCGCGCTCGCCCATGCGGTCGGGCTGTCCCAGGCATGCCGGGTCGAGGTCGCGTATCTCCGGCACGCCCGTCCCCGGGCACGCCACGTGCTGGGCACACTCGCCGAGACCGGAGTCGACCGTGTGGTCGTGGTGCCCTTGCTGCTGACCTCCGCGTTTCACGCCCGGGTCGACCTGCCCAGGGCGCTGTCCGGCCTGCCGGCTCCGGTGCCGGTGGTGACGCCGGTGCTGGGCAGTTCACCGGGCGAGCCCGACGCGCGACTGGTCGCCGCGCTGCGGCGCCGTCTCACCGACATGGATGCCGAGTTCGACGGGGTGGTGGTGGCGGCCGCGGGCAGTAGCGACAGCGATGCGTGTGCGTCGGTGACCGCCATGGCGTCCGCGTTGGGAGTGAACCTCGGTCTGCCGTGCCTGGCCGGCTTCGCGTCGACCGCGTCGCCGACTGCCGCGGAGGCGGTGGCGCAACTCCGCCTGGCGGGAGCGCGTCGGGTCGTGGTCGCGTCCTATTGCTTCGCCCCTGGAATGCTGTTCCGCCGAGCAGCCGACGCGTCGACCGAGGCCGGCGCGGTCGGCATCTCCGAACCGCTCGGAGACGCGCCTGAACTGGTCGAGCTCATCCTGGAACGCTTCCACGAAGCCTGCGACGTGCGGGCGGGAACAGCAGGGGCGGCCGACCGGCTCTGA